The genomic region AATGGAAATGGCCGCCTTTCTGGTCGCGACCGGACAGAACAATCTCGACCGCGACGAACTGCTCTATCTGACCCGGGCCATGCTGGCCTCCGGCGACCGGATGGACTGGGAAGAAGCGCTGGTGGCGGACAAGCATTGCATCGGCGGTATTCCCGGCAACCGGACGTCCATGCTGGTCGTTCCCATCGTCGCCGCCCACGGCATGTTGATTCCGAAAACCTCCAGCCGCGCGATTACGTCGCCGGCAGGCACCGCCGACACCATGGAAATGCTGGCGGAAGTCAACCTCACGCCCGGCCAGTTGCACGACATCGTACGCAAGGAACGCGGCTGCCTGGCCTGGGGTGGCACCGCCCGGCTGGCGCCGGTCGACGACATGCTGATTTCGGTCGAGCGGCCTCTGGGCATCGATTCGCAAGGGCAAATGGTGGCTTCCATTCTATCGAAAAAACTGGCCGCCGGCTCCACGCATCTCCTGGTCGACATTCCGGTCGGGCCGACCGCGAAAGTTCGGCAAATGCGCCAGGCGCTGGCCCTGCGCAAGTTGTTCGAATTTGTCGGCGACCGGATCAATCTTCATCTGGAAGTGATGATTACCGACGGCCGCCAGCCGATCGGCCGCGGCATCGGCCCGGTGCTGGAAGCGCGGGACGTCATGCAGGTGCTGCAGAACGATCCTGAAGCGCCCGCCGATCTGCGCCAGAAATCGCTGCAACTGGCCGGAAGGATTCTCGAATTCGATCCCGACGTGCGCGGCGGGCAAGGCTATGCCATCGCCAGAGACATTCTGGAATCCGGGCGCGCCTGCGTCAAGATGAATGCCTTGATCAAGGCGCAAGGCCAAAAACCGGTCGATTTCCGTCCCGGTTCGTTGTGCCATGAAGTCATTGCCGACGGCGACGGCATCGTCACCGAGATAGACAACCTACAGATGGCGAAAATCGCCCGTCTGGCCGGCGCCCCGATGATGAGAAGAGCAGGCGTCGATTTATTGAAAAAGCTGGGCAACCCGGTCAAGAAAGGCGACATCCTGTACCGGATTTATGCCGAGTTCCCGGCCGACTTTAAATTCGCCCGGCAACTGGCCACGCAAAATAACGGTTATACTTTCGGCAGCGATGTCGAACTGATCAAACCGCTGCTTGCTTATTAAAACTTTACCGCCCTTATGCTGATACTCGCCTTTCCGGATTATCTTGACCAGACCCGGGCTCTTGCAGCTCATTTGCAAGCGCCTGTCGCCGAAGTGTATCTGCACCGTTTTCCCGACGGCGAAAGCTTCGTCGAACTGCCGGCCTCTCTGCCCGAGCACGTCGTTTTCTGCCGCAGCCTGAATCAGCCGAACGATAAGCTGGTTGAACTGCTCCTCGGCGCATCGACGGCCAAGGCAATGGGAGCCAAACGGCTTTCGCTGGTGGCGCCTTACCTGTGCTACATGCGCCAGGATTTCGCCAACCGCCCGGGAGTCGCCGTCAGCCAGAAGATCATCGGCCGCCTTTTGGCCGATCTGTTCGACGAGGTTCTGACCGTCGATCCCCACTTGCACCGGACTCCGACGCTCGCTCAGGCCATTCCCTGCAAAACGCCGGTGACGCTGTCCGCCTCCGACGCCATCGCCGGGTTTCTCGCCGGACAATTCGAACAGGCGCTGCTTTTGGGGCCTGACAGCGAGTCGGAACAATGGGTGGCATCGATCGGGAAGAAAACCGGCTTTGATTACGCCGTAGCTACGAAAAAGCGGCTGGGCGACAAGGAAATCGAACTTACCCTGCCCGAGCGCGATTATCGAGGTCAACCCGTCGTCATCGTCGACGACATGGCCAGCACCGGCAGAACGCTGGCTTCGGCATCGAGAAGTTTACAGGCGCAAGCGGCCCCCGCCGTCTATGCCGTGGTCACCCATGCGGTCTTTTGCGGCGATGCCGAGGCACAAATCCGTCAAGCCGGCGTCCAGGCCGTCTGGAGCACCGACAGCATCAATCACCCGACTTCACGCATCCGGCTCGGTCCACTGCTGGCCGAAGCTCTGGCCGCTCTCCGCTCTTGATCCGGCCCGATGGCGTCTTGATCCGGATTTGCCATGGACACGGCAGAAGAGACTGATTTACATTTCCCGTAACAGACCTGTCAGGTTTTAGAAACCTGGCAGGTCCTTATTCATGCGGCCTGTCTTGCTACCTCTGAGAAATTGAAATCGAAACTTTCGCCGGCGCGCTGCTCAAGCTGCCGTTGTTCGCCGTAAAGGTAAAGCTGTCCGTACCGGTCACATTGCGCGTCGGCGTATAAGTCAATACAGAGCCGGAAAGTGAGCTTAGCGTTCCTTTAAGCGGTTGCGTGGCAATGCTGTAGGTCAAAGAATTGCCTTCCGGATCGGAACCGCTCAGCGTAATGGTTTTGGCGGTATTTTTCTTGATTCTCACGCTCTGAGTATTGGCGGTGGGCGCTAAATTCGACGGTGTTTCCACGCCCATGACCCGATCAAGAAAAGCCTCGATATATGCGGCGACGGTCGGGTTCGGGGTTGAGCTCTCCTGAGTGCTGCCTATGTTGAGAAACAGCTTGACGTCGCCATGGCCGCTTCCGGAAACGAGGTGATACTCGCTGTCGGCGCCTGCGCCAAGCAAAGCGGTATTCAAATCCCGGGAAGCCTGCCAGGGTGCGAGCGTATCCTTGTCACCGGCAATCAACAGAGTCATCAGGGCGCCCGTAGTTACGTAATTGATGGGATTGGCGTTTTGATAATTGCCGGCTCCGGCATAAGCCTGGTAATTGGTCAGACTGCTCCCCGCCAGAAGATCGTAGCTGTAAACGCCGCTGGTTCCGATCATCGCCACGATCGGCGCGGCAGGATAAGCCGTGGAACCACCGAACCCGCCGGAAACATTTTGCGCCAGAGAGGCCAGCATGCCGAGATGTCCGCCGGCAGAGTGTCCGTAAATAATGAACTCCTGCGCTCCGTAATTGGTTTGCAGATAGTTGAGCAATCGGAGAATATTGTCCGGGTCGGTCGGATATTGGGCCGGGGTGGGGTATTCCATATTGACGGATGGAAATCCATGGTCACGGAACCATTTTGCCTCGTTGGCAAATTGTTCTTTCTGTCCTCCGATCCATCCGCCGCCGTGAACGACGAGCACAAAGGTATCGGGAAACCCTTTTGCCGTATAAAAATCGAATATCTGTTTAGGATCGCTTCCATAAGATACATTGGCCAGATCCGTCGAAGGCAATCGGTCATTACAGGATAACGCAGAGGAAAACATGGCAATTCCTGCATACACAATGGCCAGGAATTTTTTATTATGTTTTTTCATAAGGCATTTCCTTTATGGAATTTAAATTAAGACTGGAAGTATATAACGGGCATCTTAAGTGGAGCTTACGCGAATCATGGCCTTGTAAAGGACACTTGAAGAGACGGAGAATGCCGGAGAGGAATGGAAATAAAATCAGTGACGCGTCCTGGTTAGCGCCAATACCTGCCGGCCACCCCAGCCGTTACACCCTGGCGTATTTTGCGGAACCTATGGAGTCTTCAACCAGGACGCCGTCAATTGTCGTTTGCCTGGCATGAAAGAATGACCCGGGATAACGTCCGCGATCTTGTGGTGATCAAAGTGTCGGCACGGACTCGTTTCAGCCTTTATTTTGCCTGACTTTCAAAGCCGGCTTTTTATCCTTGGGCCAACGGCTGCGGAGTTGTCAATCAAACGGATCTTTTTATTCGCCATTTTCAAGGATTTGAAGGCGCCAAGAAAAACTTCGGCATGCCGATTGTCTGATTTATTGTTTTCCGGGACGGGAGTGAATTTGGAGAAACAGGATCGCCGGTTTACCATGCTTGATCGAAAGCTAGTAAACCGGCGACGAGAGGTAGTTTTTCGAAGCAACTCTTAATTGGTCACGTTAAAACTGTGCTCCGCGGAGGTGGAAAGGCCGCTCGAAGTGTTGATGATCGAAAAGCCTCTCGGGCCGGTCGGTGCGCCGCTCAAGATGTTCAGGTTCAGTTTGACCGCGGTGGAACTCACATACTCTACCGATTCGATCGCGCACCCTGCCGGACGAGGCAACACGGCCGCGGTGAAGTCGGGCTCGAATCCGGAACCGGTCAGGGTGACGGTCACTTTTGTACCCTTCTGGCCTGAAGCCGGCGAAATGCTGGAAATTGCGGGTCCTTCACAGGCATCGCCGGTGCCGTCGTTATCGCTGTCGATCTGGTCGGCGTTCGCTACGGCCGGGCAATTATCCAGAGCATCGGCAATGCCGTCCGCATCGCCGTCGGGATCGGCTACCGGCACGTCGACGGCCAGCAACGTCCAGGCATTTTTATCGGTAGGCAGCGTGGCGACGACTTGCTCCAGCGCGGTGTCGATCACCGATACCGTGCCGTCG from Methylosarcina fibrata AML-C10 harbors:
- a CDS encoding ribose-phosphate diphosphokinase, encoding MLILAFPDYLDQTRALAAHLQAPVAEVYLHRFPDGESFVELPASLPEHVVFCRSLNQPNDKLVELLLGASTAKAMGAKRLSLVAPYLCYMRQDFANRPGVAVSQKIIGRLLADLFDEVLTVDPHLHRTPTLAQAIPCKTPVTLSASDAIAGFLAGQFEQALLLGPDSESEQWVASIGKKTGFDYAVATKKRLGDKEIELTLPERDYRGQPVVIVDDMASTGRTLASASRSLQAQAAPAVYAVVTHAVFCGDAEAQIRQAGVQAVWSTDSINHPTSRIRLGPLLAEALAALRS
- a CDS encoding thymidine phosphorylase family protein translates to MSTDTLQLRRIAIDTYHENVAYLHRECPIYRAEGFQALSKILVSANGSKVLAVLNVVDDNGIVLPDQLGLSEQAFQQLSMSEGTLVTVYHAEPPKSMDAVRRKINGERLDLDDFMLITNDIVESRYSKMEMAAFLVATGQNNLDRDELLYLTRAMLASGDRMDWEEALVADKHCIGGIPGNRTSMLVVPIVAAHGMLIPKTSSRAITSPAGTADTMEMLAEVNLTPGQLHDIVRKERGCLAWGGTARLAPVDDMLISVERPLGIDSQGQMVASILSKKLAAGSTHLLVDIPVGPTAKVRQMRQALALRKLFEFVGDRINLHLEVMITDGRQPIGRGIGPVLEARDVMQVLQNDPEAPADLRQKSLQLAGRILEFDPDVRGGQGYAIARDILESGRACVKMNALIKAQGQKPVDFRPGSLCHEVIADGDGIVTEIDNLQMAKIARLAGAPMMRRAGVDLLKKLGNPVKKGDILYRIYAEFPADFKFARQLATQNNGYTFGSDVELIKPLLAY
- a CDS encoding Ig-like domain-containing protein; its protein translation is MKKHNKKFLAIVYAGIAMFSSALSCNDRLPSTDLANVSYGSDPKQIFDFYTAKGFPDTFVLVVHGGGWIGGQKEQFANEAKWFRDHGFPSVNMEYPTPAQYPTDPDNILRLLNYLQTNYGAQEFIIYGHSAGGHLGMLASLAQNVSGGFGGSTAYPAAPIVAMIGTSGVYSYDLLAGSSLTNYQAYAGAGNYQNANPINYVTTGALMTLLIAGDKDTLAPWQASRDLNTALLGAGADSEYHLVSGSGHGDVKLFLNIGSTQESSTPNPTVAAYIEAFLDRVMGVETPSNLAPTANTQSVRIKKNTAKTITLSGSDPEGNSLTYSIATQPLKGTLSSLSGSVLTYTPTRNVTGTDSFTFTANNGSLSSAPAKVSISISQR